The Rhizoctonia solani chromosome 4, complete sequence genome contains a region encoding:
- a CDS encoding pre-rRNA-processing protein ESF1: MSDPRFARLKSDPRFRKPRRAKNKVVVDSRFKSLLGEEDDGNGNKATQKARVDKYGRKISKSKDKDNLRRFYRLDEGEESSSKPPAPAIDYARGEVLMESSSEEEASGESDESDTEEVAIGRQVSQPSTSKGKKANELLDIDLDESTFADLDAQAKAYTSNTQEDEGDEETAEPTTRLAAVNLDWDHVTAAHLFRVTTSVLPAGGKSKVLRVAVYPSDFGKERMEKEEREGPPKELFKKGRGARADEVDSDEEVNAETIFTAQNGEDDYDDDALRQYQLDRLRYYYAIITCDSPSTASHIYNELHGTELERSANIFDFSYVPEDMEFTQESRDECTSEAQASTKGMDFVTDALRHSKVKLTWDDDDPERNKITRRRMTRKEVEEEDFRALLASSSEDDDENETPLEGKRQDRETLRGLLLGGDNDDLPEGWGDDGGNNKSGDLEITFMPALSSKAPIDEEEETTLDRYKRKQKEKRQQKKSKRDADPTLAKDDGESGDDFFGNDGEDEVVPPPAKPGNKPKGSNLSDSTQEDRKVSNDAELELLLAPDPNTAADIEPKHFDMRAVIKAEKASRSGKKSRRRDKKGVNMNEAEDGRDFHIDVKDERFAALHEDHAFAIDPSNPHFQNTKAMKALLDERAKRQREQQSKEEAQAREKIKAVRENDSDDRSLKSIVESVKRKSSIARPGIGKRQKL; the protein is encoded by the exons ATGTCCGATCCTCGATTTGCTCGCCTCAAGTCAGACCCGCGCTTTCGCAAACCCAGACGAGCAAAGAACAAGGTTGTTGTTGACTCGAGGTTCAAGTCTTTACTTGGTGAAGAGGATGATGGTAATGGGAACAAAGCCACCC AAAAGGCGCGGGTAGATAAATATGGCCGTAAAATATCCAAGTCAAAAGACAAGGACAATCTGCGCCGTTTCTACCGTCTAGACGAGGGTGAGGAAAGTAGCTCCAAACCACCAGCGCCTGCTATCGACTATGCCCGAGGTGAGGTCCTCATGGAGAGTTCTAGTGAAGAGGAAGCCTCTGGAGAATCGGATGAGTCGGATACGGAAGAGGTTGCTATTGGCCGACAGGTTTCGCAGCCAAGTACAAGCAAAGGCAAAAAGGCCAACGAATTACTCGATATCGACCTGGATGAATCCACCTTTGCTGATTTGGATGCACAGGCCAAAGCATACACATCTAATACTCAAGAAGACGAGGGTGATGAAGAGACGGCTGAGCCCACAACCAGGCTTGCAGCGGTTAATTTGGATTGGGACCATGTCACAGCCGCACACCTGTTCCGCGTTACTACCTCTGTGCTGCCAGCTGGAGGCAAGTCAAAGGTCTTGCGAGTGGCGGTATACCCCAGTGATTTCGGGAAAGAAAGGATGGAGAAAGAGGAGCGCGAAGGTCCGCCTAAAGAACTCTTCAAAAAGGGTCGGGGTGCACGTGCAGATGAAGTGGATTCGGACGAGGAGGTCAACGCGGAAACTATCTTCACTGCACAGAATGGAGAAGACGATTATGATGACGACGCGCTACGACAGTATCAGCTGGATAGATTACG ATACTACTATGCGATTATTACATGTGACTCCCCGTCCACCGCATCGCACATCTATAATGAATTACATGGAACAGAGCTGGAGCGCTCGGCCAACATTTTCGACTTTAGTTACGTTCCAGAGGATATGGAGTTTACGCAAGAATCCCG AGACGAATGCACTTCTGAAGCTCAAGCGTCCACGAAAGGAATGGACTTCGTCACTGAC GCTTTACGGCATTCTAAAGTCAAGCTAACTTGGGATGACGACGATCCTGAAAGGAACAAAATCACTCGGAGACGGATGACAAGAAAAGAAGTTGAGGAGGAAGATTTCCGCGCTTTGTTGGCATCCAGCAGCGAAGATGACGACGAAAACGAAACCCCCTTGGAGGGCAAGCGTCAAGACCGTGAAACATTGCGAGGCCTGCTGCTTGGTGGAGACAACGACGATCTTCCAGAAGGATGGGGTGACGATGGAGGAAATAATAAGTCTGGGGACCTCGAAATCACGTTTATGCCGGCACTGAGCTCCAAGGCGCCGAtcgatgaagaggaagaaacAACCCTCGATCGATACAAGCGCAAGCAAAAGGAGAAAAGGCAGcagaagaaatccaaacGCGACGCCGATCCCACACTCGCCAAGGACGATGGAGAGTCTGGAGACGACTTCTTTGGTAATGATGGCGAGGACGAAGTTGTGCCTCCACCTGCAAAACCAGGAAACAAGCCCAAGGGCTCCAACCTCTCTGATTCGACCCAGGAAGATCGTAAGGTGTCGAATGATGCCGAGTTGGAGCTGTTACTCGCACCAGATCCGAATACGGCCGCCGACATCGAACCAAAACATTTTGATATGCGCGCAGTTATCAAAGCCGAGAAAGCAAGTCGGTCGGGGAAGAAATCGCGCCGAAGGGACAAAAAGGGAGTGAATATGAATGAGGCGGAGGATGGGCGGGACTTCCATATTGATGTCAAGGACGAACGGTTTGCTGCACTTCACGAGGATCACGCATTTGCTATCGACCCGTCTAACCCACA CTTCCAAAATACGAAAGCGATGAAGGCACTTCTTGATGAGCGAGCAAAGAGACAGCGAGAGCAGCAATCCAAGGAAGAGGCTCAAGCACGAGAAAAGATCAAGGCCGTTCGGGAGAATGATTCAGACGACCGAAGTCTGAAAAGTATTGTTGAGAGTGTGAAGCGAAAAAGTAGCATCGCTCGGCCGGGTATTGGCAAGCGACAGAAATTGTGA
- a CDS encoding aquaporin, Major intrinsic protein family, which translates to MKTDSKSLFGNLRGDLHAAALEFVGTILFLLLGLGGIQAAAYSNQASVAAAANNPEGDGAQSINRVASIEQLLYISVSMGLSLLVSVWFFYRVTGGVFNPAVATSLLLIGAIGPVRWVLYCLAQLIGGIVASALLLALLPGELVVTPSPAQGVNAAQAVFIEAFLTSALVLAVLMLAAEKHRSTPFAPIGIGLTLFACHLWGVVYTGAAMNTARAFGPAVVSGFDKDHWVYWLGPFIGSLMATLFYGFLKHIKYWKLNPDQDVADPKMSPPDPLGNMLSRSRTDDDTNVAPANTNGYAMNGTNGHAVNGVNGNHKNKEQHIV; encoded by the exons ATGAAGACAGACTCCAAATCGCTTTTTGGCAACTTGCGCGGCGACCTCCACGCTGCTGCCCTCGAATTTGTGGGGACG ATTCTTTTCCTGTTACTCGGCCTCGGTGGCATCCAAGCCGCCGCGTACTCTAACCAGGCATCTGTTGCGGCTGCTGCCAATAACCCTGAAGGTGATGGAGCTCAGTCTATTAACAGGGTCGCCTCTATAGAGCAACTACTGTATATCTCAGTCTCTATGGGGCTATCGTTGCTCGTGTCTGTTTGGTTCTTCTATCG CGTTACTGGTGGCGTCTTTAATCCCGCCGTTGCTACCTCTCTGCTCTTGATTGGTGCCATTGGGCCTGTTCGCTGGGTACTCTACTGTCTTGCACAATTGATTGGAGGTATTGTGGCATCTGCCCTCCTCCTTGCACTACTACCTGGAGAACTTGTCGTCAC GCCCTCTCCTGCTCAAGGAGTCAATGCTGCTCAAGCTGTTTTTATTGAAGCCTTCCTTACATCCGCA CTTGTTCTTGCCGTGCTAATGCTAGCTGCTGAAAAGCATAGAAGTACTCCGTTCGCTCCT ATTGGTATCGGCCTTACTCTCTTTGCATGCCACCTCTGGGGGGTTGTATACACAGGTGCCGCGATGAACACCGCTCGTGCCTTTGGCCCAGCGGTCGTTAGCGGTTTTGACAAGGACCATTGGGTG TACTGGCTTGGTCCTTTTATTGGTAGCCTTATGGCGACACTGTTCTACGGTTTCCTGAAACACATCAAGTACTGGAAGCTCAACCCAGACCAGGATGTCGCTGACCCCAAGATGTCACCCCCTGATCCTTTGGGAAACATGCTTTCAAGATCCCGCACGGACGATGATACCAACGTCGCACCTGCGAATACCAACGGATATGCTATGAACGGAACCAACGGTCACGCCGTGAACGGGGTGAATGGCAATCATAAGAACAAAGAGCAACATATAGTCTAA
- a CDS encoding ribosomal protein S9/S16: MSKQAVQTFGKKKTATAVAHAREGRGLLRINGSPIELVQPEILRYKVYEPVLVVGEDKFQTVDIRVRVKGGGHTSQVYAIRQAIAKAVVAYYAKYHDAASALELKKQLVTYDRTLLIADPRRAEPKKFGGQGARARRQKSYR, from the exons ATGAGCAAACAGGCCGTTCAGACTTTCGGAAAGAAGAAG ACCGCCACTGCGGTCGCCCATGCGCGTGAAGGTCGTGGTCTCCTCCGTATCAACGGTTCGCCCATCGAACTTGTTCAGCCCGAGATTCTGCGCTACAAGGTTTACGAGCCTGTACTCGTAGTCGGCGAGGACAAGTTCCAGACTGTTGATATCCGAGTCCGTGTCAAGGGTGGTGGACACACCTCTCAAGTCTATGCTATCCGCCAGGCGATCGCCAAGGCGGTTGTTGCGTACTATGCCAAGTACCACGATGCCGCGAGCGCGTTGGAGCTCAAGAAGCAACTGGTTACCTATGACAGGACGCTGTTAATTGCAGACCCCAGGCGGGCGGAGCCCAAGAAGTTTGGTGGACAGGGTGCTCGTGCTCGCAGGCAAAAGAG TTACCGGTAA
- a CDS encoding ribosomal protein L4/L1 family, whose amino-acid sequence MLRQIQASCRGLFRHNVVPQYTAVRYSSSSPIPNEDLVLGDQQDITDPVMEWIQSEGNVGPLDIDSIVDVPLQALPIEKKPIYLTMSSLLGRSKSEPRSSTFAIPLSHDVFGQNLRRDILHACVVYHLDGLRQGTASTKTRAEVSGSNRKIRPQKGTGRARLGDIRSPSIRGGGTAFGPKPRDFKTLLPRKVRELGMRIALSAKLRDGQLGAVSTLEWPTPKTKSLRIRVEELGWTDRTLFVTGKSEIPEALNLASRNIPTLLCETASNATVYDVLRWKRVILDIEAIEWFERELGPQQKHELIVPLESRDSALNSPTSEAPAS is encoded by the exons ATGCTCAGGCAAATCCAGGCCTCCTGTAGGGGACTGTTCCGACACAAC GTTGTACCGCAATATACCGCTGTGAGGTACTCCTCTTCGTCCCCGATTCCCAATGAGGATCTTGTACTGGGCGATCAACAGGATATTACTGATCCTGTAATGGAATGGATTCAATCGGAAGGGAATGTTGGGCCCCTGGACATTGACAGTATCGTCGATGTACCTCTACAAG CTCTCCCCATCGAGAAGAAACCTATATACCTCACCATGTCTAGTCTTCTTGGTCGCTCGAAGTCGGAGCCCAGATCATCAACCTTCGCTATCCCCCTTTCCCATGATGTATTCGGCCAGAATCTCCGTCGAGATATCCTGCATGCCTGCGTCGTCTATCATCTGGATGGTCTCCGCCAGGGTACAGCGAGCACCAAGACCCGAGCCGAAGTAAGTGGATCGAACAGGAAAATTCGCCCTCAAAAGGGGACTGGTCGGGCTCGATTGGGCGACATTCGTTCTCCATCCATTCGTGGAGGAGGAACCGCATTTGGTCCCAAACCGCGAGACTTTAAAACACTCCTCCCACGCAAAGTTCGCGAGCTCGGTATGCGTATTGCTTTGAGCGCAAAACTACGAGACGGGCAGCTGGGTGCTGTTTCCACTCTCGAATGGCCTACGCCCAAGACCAAGAGCCTGCGAATTCGGGTCGAAGAGCTGGGATGGACAGATCGCACTCTATTTGTTACGGGAAAGAGTGAGATTCCGGAGGCACTCAATTTAGCCAGCAGGAACATTCCAACACTCTTATGCGAGACGGCCTCCAACGCCACAGTGTATGATGTCCTACGGTGGAAGCGAGTTATTCTTGATATTGAAGCCATCGAGTGGTTCGAGCGGGAGCTTGGTCCCCAACAAAAACACGAGTTGATCGTACCACTAGAATCTAGGGATAGTGCATTAAACTCGCCAACTAGTGAGGCCCCTGCGTCGTAG
- a CDS encoding DNA repair helicase RHP51, with translation MSQPSQRSNGDSGEQEEDMMAGPKVVEALQQFGISAQDCEKLKAAGLYTLEAVAYTPKKNLIAIKGISEQKADRILAESELDDRFEPVAHKIVPLGFVTATEVHNLRSELVCITTGSTQLDTLLGGGIETGSITELFGEFRTGKSQLCHTLAVTCQLPSNMGGGEGKCMYIDTEGGFRPVRLLQVAERLGLDGEEVLQNVAYARAYNADHQNALLVQASALMSQSRFALLIVDSCTNLYRTDFSGRGELSARQAHLGKFLRVLQRLADEFGIAVVITNQVMSSPDAAAGPYAGGVKPIGGNIIAHASTTRLQLKKGRGNTRICKIYDSPCLPESEAQFAIHSYGIGDPEEE, from the exons ATGTCTCAACCCTCTCAGCGCTCTAATGGTGATTCCGGGGAACAAGAAGAGGATATGATGGCCGGTCCCAAGGTCGTTGAGGCCTTGCAA CAATTTGGTATTTCCGCACAAGACTGCGAGAAACTCAAGGCCGCCGGTCTTTACACGCTTGAAGCGGTGGCTTATACGCCGAAAAAGAACCTTATTGCGATCAAGGGCATTTCCGAGCAGAAAGCCGATCGTATTCTGGCCGAGAGTGAGCTCGATGACCGTTTCGAACCTGTTG CCCATAAAATCGTGCCACTCGGTTTTGTGACGGCCACAGAAGTCCATAATTTGCGGTCCGAGCTGGTTTGCATCACTACTGGGTCAACGCAATTAGATACTCTTCTGGGCG GCGGGATTGAGACAGGATCAATCACAGAATTGTTTGGCGAATTCAGAACAGGTAAATCCCAATTATGCCATACGCTTGCTGTGACCTGTCAG CTACCTTCCAATATGGGCGGTGGAGAAGGCAAATGCATGTACATTGACACCGAGGGCGGGTTCCGTCCTGTTCGACTGCTGCAGGTAGCCGAGCGTCTCGGTCTAGACGGAGAAGAAGTCTTGCAAAACGTCGCCTATGCTCGAGCGTACAACGCTGATCATCAGAATGCACTCCTCGTCCAGGCTAGTGCGCTGATGTCGCAATCTAG ATTCGCGCTTTTGATTGTCGATTCGTGTACCAATCTTTACCGAACTGACTTTTCTGGTCGTGGGGAGCTCTCAGCGCGACAAGCGCATCTGGGAAAATTCTTGCGTGTGTTGCAGCGCCTGGCTGATGAG TTTGGTATTGCGGTTGTGATCACCAATCAAGTCATGTCATCTCCTGACGCTGCGGCTGGACCATATGCTGGAGGTGTCAAACCCATTGGAGGGAATATCATTGCGCATGCTTCTACTACCCG ACTCCAGCTCAAGAAAGGAAGAGGCAATACGCGCATATGTAAAATCTACGATTCTCCTTGTCTGCCAGAGAGCGAGGCTCAGTTTGCAATTCATTCATATGGTATTGGCGATCCTGAAGAAGAGTAG
- a CDS encoding D-isomer specific 2-hydroxyacid dehydrogenase, NAD binding domain, which translates to MSTPIAIPRQAQDTFDDHAVSTSPPFVHRATDYGTSPRQSSPTFNPSAGPAFGVRPKVLKPFATEELRLLLLENISQDAVRAFTDLGFQVDFHKKAFSEAELVDSIGKYHAIGIRSKTKITARVLKAATKLLVIGCFCIGTNQVDLDTAARAGIPVFNSPFSNSRSVAELVIAEIIALSRQLFERAYEMRSGIWNKLSAGCWEIRGKTLGIVGYGHIGSQLSVLAEAFGMRVVYYDVLNLMPLGSATQVPDLETLLSQSDFVTLHVPELQETTGMISTKELGWMRRGAYLINNARGKVVDIPALIEALESKKIAGAAIDVYPAEPGGNGQPFDDQLNPWASRLRALPNVILTPHIGGSTEEAQRMIGFEVSSALARYLSYGATLGAVNFPEVDLRAITAEQDFIRVCYVHQNQPGVLRQLNEILMDHNVEKQYSDSKADVAYLMADISNVSEADIQDIHDRISHTKANIITRLLT; encoded by the exons ATGTCGACTCCCATTGCTATCCCCCGCCAAGCACAAGATACGTTCGATGACCATGCGGTGTCGACCTCTCCTCCGTTCGTTCACCGTGCTACCGACTACGGCACCAGCCCTCGCCAGTCCTCGCCGACGTTCAATCCCTCTGCTGGGCCTGCCTTTGGTGTAAGGCCAAAGGTCCTTAAGCCCTTTGCTACCGAAGAACTTCGTCTCTTGCTGCTCGAGAACATCAGCCAGGACGCCGTCCGCGCATTCACCGACCTCGGATTTCAGGTCGACTTTCACAAAAAGGCTTTCTCCGAGGCTGAACTCGTCGATTCAATCGGAAAATACCACGCCATTGGCATTCGCTCCAAGACCAAAATCACAGCCCGTGTCTTGAAGGCTGCTACCAAA CTCCTAGTCATCGGTTGCTTCTGCATCGGTACTAACCAAGTCGACCTCGACACCGCCGCACGAGCCGGTATCCCCGTCTTCAACTCTCCGTTCTCCAACTCGCGCTCCGTCGCCGAGCTCGTCATTGCCGAAATTATTGCGCTCTCCCGCCAACTATTTGAACGAGCATACGAAATGCGTTCCGGAATATGGAACAAGCTCTCGGCCGGGTGCTGGGAAATCCGTGGCAAGACGCTCGGAATCGTCGGGTACGGGCACATTGGCTCGCAGTTGTCGGTCCTCGCCGAGGCGTTTGGTATGCGTGTGGTCTACTACGACGTCTTGAACCTCATGCCGCTCGGGTCGGCCACACAGGTCCCGGATCTCGAGACCTTGTTGTCTCAGTCCGACTTTGTCACGCTGCATGTGCCCGAACTCCAAGAGACGACGGGAATGATTAGCACCAAGGAGCTCGGATGGATGCGTCGTGGCGCCTATTTGATCAATAATGCGCGCGGCAAGGTTGTTGATATTCCTGCACTCATCGAAGCGCTCGAGTCCAAGAAAATCGCTGGTGCAGCCATCGACGTTTACCCCGCCGAACCGGGAGGAAATGGTCAACCGTTTGACGACCAGCTCAACCCGTGGGCATCTCGCCTCCGCGCACTCCCCAATGTCATTCTCACACCCCATATTGGTGGAAGTACCGAAGAGGCTCAGCGCATGATCGGATTCGAGGTCTCAAGCGCACTCGCCAGGTATCTATCATATGGCGCAACTCTGGGTGCTGTCAACTTCCCAGAAGTGGACTTGCGCGCCATCACCGCGGAGCAAGATTTTATTCGCGTGTGCTATGTACATCAGAATCAACCTGGTGTGCTTCGGCAACTCAACGAGATTCTTATGGACCATAACGTCGAGAAGCAATATTCAGATTCCAAGGCAGATGTTGCGTACCTCATGGCCGATATATCGAATGTTAGCGAAGCGGATATTCAGGACATCCATGATCGCATTAGCCATACAAAGGCTAATATCATCACTCGTCTTCTTACATGA
- a CDS encoding BRCA1 carboxy-terminus (BRCT) domain protein, translating to MARIFKTSSGLPLAIYIEPSCPNRPGLLKSILANGGAPAPRIEKANVILVDAQTRNGRECARNQLDTGSERIVLFVEWIEACVSAGKLLGEDVDWGNLRIQDPEIVDESLYEEPGDSHVPHVKQDIKEEDHADTNGHGRPPRHRLVFPEENCQSHLVLRPGPRPPLHSTPKHTLLFVPHLTMQNPPGNPRPDTFPPVFPHANPPGTLPAPADYGRLPTDPEYSTLFLSSCEEWERIKREGQAYVSPKRKSQVHERHVSPDQPTTKVPGPAPIRSRPGQRRRSPLPAGSTKRGPKRRESQVLPGDFTSLHLNLPSESQPLGMRLENDSDDVFDILPLSHASSSRTPKKAVIKSIRDHGGTTAFKMEDAAYIIVSRSAPQYQELAQEAEAIDRIAVPVAWIRKCIEEQQIVSYEGFAVVSDQRVVDTLTEEDIINAAMADLPPSPVPSSSSVGNKKPGHRFTEHDQEFLQKRLAWTYARDPGSHSEPFSRICMKIHQTTRSTLGWRTIIAQQPMRSAY from the exons ATGGCTCGAATTTTCAAGACATCATCTGGGCTTCCACTGGCGATATATATTGAACCTTCATGTCCGAATAGGCCTGGGCTCCTGAAATCCATATTG GCGAATGGGGGAGCACCTGCTCCCAGGATTGAGAAGGCAAACGTGATACTGGTGGATGCTCAGACACGGAATGGACGCGAATGTGCGCGCAATCAATTGGACACGGGTTCGGAGCGGATTGTGCTCTTTGTAGAGTGGATCGAAGCCTGTGTTAGTGCGGGCAAACTCCTCGGCGAAGACGTAGATTGGGGCAATCTGCGTATCCAGGACCCCGAAATCGTCGACGAAAGTCTGTACGAAGAACCAGGCGATTCACATGTGCCACATGTTAAACAGGATATCAAGGAAGAGGACCATGCGGACACCAACG GCCATGGCCGACCCCCACGTCACCGACTCGTCTTCCCGGAGGAGAACTGCCAGTCTCATCTGGTGCTCCGACCAGGACCACGGCCACCCCTCCACTCAACCCCGAAACACACACTGCTGTTTGTGCCCCATCTCACTATGCAGAATCCCCCAGGCAATCCTCGACCAGATACTTTTCCGCCAGTCTTTCCCCACGCAAATCCTCCAGGCACCCTCCCTGCTCCTGCAGACTACGGTCGACTACCAACCGACCCCGAATATAGCACTCTGTTCCTCTCCTCTTGCGAGGAATGGGAGCGAATAAAGAGGGAAGGCCAGGCATACGTTTCCCCCAAGCGCAAGTCTCAAGTACACGAACGGCACGTGTCGCCTGATCAACCAACCACCAA AGTCCCAGGTCCGGCCCCCATACGCAGCAGGCCCGGACAAAGAAGACGGTCTCCGCTCCCTGCTGGTTCCACCAAGCGCGGCCCCAAGCGACGAGAATCCCAAGTATTGCCCGGCGACTTTACCTCGCTGCATCTCAATCTCCCATCGGAATCTCAACCACTGGGAATGAGGCTTGAAAACGACTCGGACGATGTATTCGATATTCTACCACTGTCTCATGCTTCTTCCTCGCGAACTCCCAAGAA AGCTGTTATTAAATCAATAAGG GATCATGGTGGCACCACGGCATTCAAGATGGAAGACGCAGCCTACATTATTGTTTCCAGGTCTGCCCCTCAATATCAAGAGCTTGCGCAGGAGGCCGAAGCAATCGACCGAATTGCCGTCCCCGTCGCTTGGATCCGCAAGTGCATAGAGGAGCAACAGATCGTGTCGTACGAGGGGTTTGCGGTTGTCTCTGATCAACGGGTGGTCGATACCCTCACGGAAGAAGATATTATCAACGCTGCTATGGCTGATTTGCCTCCTTCTCCTGTGCCCAGCAGCTCTTCAGTGGGCAATAAGAAACCGGGACACAGATTCACCGAACATGATCAGGAGTTCCTGCAAAAACGCCTGGCATGGACGTATGCTCGCGATCCTGGTTCTCACTCAGAGCCTTTTTCCAGGATCTGTATGAAAAT TCACCAAACCACTCGTTCAACTCTTGGATGGCGTACTATTATCGCCCAGCAACCGATGCGCAGCGCGTATTGA
- a CDS encoding glycosyltransferase family 25 protein, which produces MLQRTFRAYGLILFAAGALIGLSVTFQQRLSLDDLFWESTPNPNVEVHVESTYRQQLASVRDIDNVPHSRTLGVAQRVYVIGLPRRKDRRQHMETLIRAMDIDVVWHDALDMHSKLVTDILERVRWVRAQSRIGHESQVPDPQGLVFKWLPDVGSDAPVPAHDGSDLWFIPGRIDPLPAPPVPDTRPVLLRTSGEDTVLPGEPITRAQVSCWYSHYQVLLKIARGEDQVAIVLEDDVDMEWDLEKRLRGMWAFLPKDWDIVMLGHCMSSENENPPVRGHPHLHPSKHVLCTHAYAVSRSGARKLVRYLRTPLFAFSRPIDHAVQHFNHHKILNIYSVEPAVVIQTKDTVSDIVDGTGGSQTEWLADSALQRVAYYEKLLRQQQKHQQS; this is translated from the exons ATGCTCCAACGAACGTTTCGAGCATACGGCCTTATCCTGTTCGCCGCAGGGGCACTGATCGGTCTCTCTGTGACTTTCCAACAACGGCTCTCACTCGATGACCTCTTTTGGGAATCAACACCCAACCCCAACGTCGAGGTGCATGTTGAAAGCACATACCGCCAGCAACTCGCTTCAGTGCGAGATATCGATAATGTCCCGCATTCGCGCACGCTCGGTGTCGCCCAGCGCGTCTACGTTATCGGTTTGCCCCGACGCAAAGACCGGCGCCAGCACATGGAAACGCTTATCAGGGCGATGGACATCGACGTGGTTTGGCACGACGCCCTGGACATGCACTCCAAGCTCGTGACCGACATTCTCGAGCGTGTGCGGTGGGTGCGCGCACAGAGCCGAATCGGACACGAGTCCCAGGTCCCGGACCCACAGGGACTGGTCTTCAAGTGGTTGCCCGATGTCGGATCCGATGCGCCCGTCCCTGCGCACGACGGCTCCGACTTGTGGTTCATCCCCGGCCGAATCGACCCTCTCCCGGCCCCGCCTGTCCCCGATACCAGACCGGTCTTGTTGAGGACATCGGGGGAAGACACGGTGCTCCCCGGAGAACCGATAACCCGCGCCCAGGTCAGCTGTTGGTACTCGCACTACCAGGTCCTGCTCAAGATTGCGCGTGGCGAGGACCAAGTGGCTATTGTCCTAGAAGACGATGTAGATATGGAG TGGGACTTGGAAAAACGATTGCGCGGAATGTGGGCGTTCCTACCCAAGGACTGGGACATTGTTATGCTCG GCCATTGCATGTCCAGCGAAAACGAAAATCCACCGGTACGGGGACACCCGCACCTCCACCCGTCCAAACACGTCCTGTGCACACACGCATATGCCGTTTCTCGCTCGGGAGCGCGCAAATTGGTTAGGTACCTCCGTACGCCGCTATTTGCGTTTTCTCGCCCGATCG ACCACGCGGTTCAACATTTCAACCACCACAAAATTCTGAATATTTACAGCGTCGAGCCGGCGGTGGTGATTCAGACCAAGGACACGGTTAGCGATATCGTGGACGGTACAGGCGGGTCGCAGACCGAGTGGTTGGCGGATAGCGCACTCCAGCGCGTTGCGTACTATGAAAAGCTCCTGCGCCAGCAGCAGAAACACCAGCAATCTTAG